A genomic window from Cupriavidus basilensis includes:
- a CDS encoding ShlB/FhaC/HecB family hemolysin secretion/activation protein, whose protein sequence is MMRRATPRRFRLGLSVAAQAVVFAGAVQAQVPPMPSPSPLAAPLPQLTPEDPAQRLLREQRQRDLEREATQPPARIESQQVLPPDTPIESVPETSATFEIQRIEVIGNTVLSDAEISAITVPFVGKALGTNRINLLLRRFTEAFVARGFITSRAYLGEQNLASGALMVTVVPGTVESIRLNGRAIRSRGSDGSADRGDSRDGKDSGWRDTVGGGLLTDAGTGWQFPAPGDTLRLQDLEQGVDQVNRLRRNRAELQILPGQTPGSSVVALANQPGDRFRFNAGVDNYGSRTTGISRTRLGIDADNALGLQEAVSASYVGTRDTNAAVLSAAAPFGYSTFSYTGSVSEYQTAIGDTALLYGRTFGHTLGWNRVLTRDRSGRQAFDLTLTYRKSAREINNLELDPQRLTVLRAAWSGLRRFAANDQQGYATAEAGVSRGLRLINATRDPADIRSDEAHAQFTKLDANASLQLPLPRAFDMALLAWRAQLVAQWANVALFGSEQIYAGGVSTVRGFREGAIAGDRGAYLRNEMVWANAPALAGIRMEPYLFLDGGQTQSVATHDWQAVAGTGAGIRLSAQWAKQTFTSELLVGVPLVQPGYLGTKALLLLATLNWTY, encoded by the coding sequence ATGATGCGGCGCGCTACGCCACGCCGATTCCGGCTCGGGCTGTCCGTGGCGGCCCAGGCGGTCGTGTTTGCCGGTGCCGTGCAGGCTCAGGTACCGCCCATGCCTTCACCGTCGCCGTTGGCTGCGCCATTGCCACAACTCACGCCGGAAGACCCGGCACAGCGCCTGTTGCGCGAGCAGCGCCAGCGCGACCTGGAGCGTGAAGCCACCCAGCCACCGGCCCGGATCGAGAGCCAGCAGGTTTTGCCGCCCGATACACCAATCGAATCCGTGCCCGAGACATCGGCCACGTTCGAGATCCAACGTATCGAGGTGATCGGCAACACCGTGCTGTCCGATGCCGAGATTAGCGCCATCACGGTGCCGTTCGTTGGCAAGGCATTGGGGACCAATCGCATCAACCTGTTGCTGCGGCGCTTTACCGAAGCCTTTGTGGCGCGGGGCTTTATCACATCGCGCGCTTATCTGGGCGAGCAGAATCTTGCCTCCGGCGCGCTGATGGTCACCGTTGTGCCGGGCACGGTCGAATCGATCCGCCTCAACGGGCGCGCCATCCGCTCGCGCGGCAGCGATGGCAGCGCAGATCGTGGCGATAGCAGAGACGGCAAAGATAGCGGATGGCGCGATACCGTGGGCGGCGGGCTGCTGACAGACGCCGGCACCGGCTGGCAATTCCCCGCGCCGGGCGACACCTTGCGCCTGCAGGATCTGGAGCAAGGGGTTGACCAGGTCAACCGCCTGCGCCGCAACCGCGCCGAGCTGCAGATACTGCCGGGGCAAACGCCGGGCAGCTCGGTGGTGGCGCTGGCCAACCAGCCCGGTGACCGTTTCCGCTTCAATGCCGGCGTCGACAACTATGGCAGCCGGACCACGGGCATCTCGCGCACGCGGCTGGGCATCGATGCCGACAACGCACTGGGCTTGCAGGAGGCGGTGTCCGCCAGCTATGTGGGCACGCGCGATACCAATGCGGCCGTGCTCTCGGCGGCGGCGCCGTTCGGCTACAGCACCTTCAGCTATACCGGCTCGGTATCCGAGTACCAGACCGCCATTGGCGATACCGCGCTGCTGTACGGCCGCACCTTTGGCCACACGCTGGGCTGGAACCGGGTCCTCACCCGCGACCGGAGCGGGCGGCAGGCCTTCGACCTGACCCTCACCTATCGCAAGAGCGCGCGCGAGATCAACAACCTGGAGCTGGATCCCCAGCGGCTCACCGTGCTGCGCGCGGCCTGGAGCGGATTGCGGCGCTTTGCCGCCAACGACCAGCAGGGATATGCCACGGCCGAGGCCGGCGTCTCGCGCGGGTTGCGGCTGATCAACGCCACCCGCGACCCCGCCGACATCCGCTCTGACGAAGCGCATGCGCAGTTCACCAAGCTCGATGCCAATGCGAGCCTGCAACTGCCGTTGCCGCGGGCATTCGATATGGCTCTGCTGGCCTGGCGCGCGCAGCTCGTCGCGCAGTGGGCCAACGTGGCGCTGTTCGGCTCCGAGCAGATCTACGCGGGTGGCGTCAGCACCGTGCGCGGTTTCCGCGAAGGCGCCATCGCTGGCGACCGTGGCGCATATCTGCGCAACGAGATGGTGTGGGCCAACGCGCCGGCGCTGGCCGGTATCCGCATGGAGCCGTACCTGTTCCTGGACGGCGGCCAGACCCAATCGGTCGCGACCCATGACTGGCAAGCGGTGGCAGGCACCGGCGCCGGCATTCGTCTCTCGGCCCAGTGGGCCAAGCAAACATTCACCAGTGAGCTGCTGGTTGGCGTGCCGCTTGTGCAGCCCGGCTACCTGGGCACAAAGGCGCTGCTTTTGTTGGCCACGCTCAACTGGACCTATTGA
- a CDS encoding peptidylprolyl isomerase → MQSQIFRLIATTALAFSLQPVLAASVNGVAIPDDQITRAMQQAQLPDNDATRNAIKQQLIARELFRQEAAKAKGLEARPDVQQALREAKDAILTQAWLKDHIKPAAVTEEQVRSRYNAVVASLGDKEYKGRLIELADDAAAAAALARIQGGEDFAKVAQQVSLAPSKASGGAMDWLSFKVPAQEGQTQNLPLPLAQALSTLPAGAVSATPVAWNNRRFLVKVDEVRATRVPAYDSVRPGIEQALQAQELERATTALVTRLLGKAKITQ, encoded by the coding sequence ATGCAATCCCAGATATTTCGCCTTATCGCCACCACCGCATTGGCCTTCAGCCTGCAGCCTGTCCTTGCCGCTTCGGTCAACGGCGTGGCCATCCCCGATGACCAGATCACGCGCGCCATGCAGCAGGCACAACTCCCCGACAACGACGCGACACGCAATGCCATCAAGCAGCAGCTGATCGCGCGCGAGCTGTTTCGCCAGGAGGCGGCCAAGGCCAAGGGGCTGGAAGCGCGGCCCGATGTGCAGCAGGCCCTGCGCGAGGCCAAGGACGCCATCCTGACCCAGGCCTGGCTCAAAGACCATATCAAGCCCGCGGCGGTCACCGAGGAACAGGTGCGCTCGCGCTACAACGCCGTCGTGGCGAGCCTGGGCGACAAGGAATACAAGGGCCGCCTGATCGAGCTCGCCGACGATGCCGCGGCCGCCGCCGCGCTTGCGCGCATCCAGGGCGGCGAGGACTTTGCCAAGGTGGCGCAGCAGGTGAGCCTCGCGCCGTCCAAGGCCAGCGGTGGCGCGATGGACTGGCTCAGCTTCAAGGTGCCGGCGCAGGAAGGCCAGACCCAGAACCTGCCCTTGCCGCTTGCGCAGGCGCTGTCCACCCTGCCCGCCGGCGCGGTGAGCGCCACGCCCGTGGCCTGGAACAACCGCCGCTTCCTGGTCAAGGTTGACGAAGTGCGCGCGACCCGTGTCCCGGCCTATGACAGCGTCAGGCCCGGCATCGAGCAAGCGTTGCAGGCGCAGGAGCTTGAGCGGGCCACGACCGCGCTGGTCACGCGGTTGCTGGGCAAGGCAAAGATCACGCAGTAA
- a CDS encoding filamentous hemagglutinin N-terminal domain-containing protein encodes MYRVKQAALPQDNAQPDPSPDASPDSLPDSSPGLSMAERGRRRVWVRALAGVVAITTWLAPLQVSLQQARQAAGALAAGASDPASIAMQSGAARQSLMRWALAHLPVTLSFGPAAAHAAPVTDPNAPVRFTPSIGTTSGPGAPAGGVPVVGITTPNAAGISLNQYRAFVVDPIGLILNNSTTGGGTFLGGQVGANANLAASGPAGLIINQVTSQTPAQVNGTIEVFGAPAGVVIAAPGGVYTRGASFTNTTQVTLTTGVPQFLSGTGAATSFDAATAAGFLVQGGRVQIANPSPGNANGVGIEGTVGNINLIAESIGVDAALYAGNQINLVAGRQLVTPIATPSATPSGGAFATTATGANNAASNTSAASGLAIDATAFGAMTAGQIHIVSTAAGLGVRADGNLAASANNLTLDSAGNLKVAGTYAKQAVALQAAGAVVASGDGHSEAGYTLNAGQDATLGGTLRAGKAVAVSAGGSIHGAGGIQAQDAVTLAAGASVDVGGAVSGSRIAISAAGNDGRGDIHLRGDVTSPGTIQLDAARDTTIDGSAVSASDLDLSTQRHLTINGMAGSTGGNVSLTGVTGNVTTAGNVVSPGTLAVTAGVDANLGGQVLATGPVGVTARSGSITTSGQIGSNASLALTAAQNVTVGGQAQSAGKTTITATAGSAAIHGALTSDGDAAITAGQNANVAGSVASGGNATIQAAAGSATVSGALSSVGSATVQAGQNLTLGGRVLSGGDLAATAGQTLNAGQLTWVGGNATLRGTDIQVGSAASPGTAGGNAVAGTLDASATRSLALTGDTTAANMTLGGQSVANSGATIATQQLTINGGAVSNAGTLAGNQVSLTAATLVNRGTVGGQTVNVTAANALDNAQGLIAGAKHLVVTAGALASNQGGTLFAGDLTGHAPTVGDLTLSITGGNGSFNNAAGQILAGNNLTVNTPNQVFDPSAATTGTLNANATLTLAALAINNTGTWNVPGANVVLNASQGITNTGTIQKSGDLTLATGGTLTNSGQIVGGSHLSLSAGTLSNTGTIHANGDLALAGNVSNSGTAEALGNLTVTGGDYDNRGGTTQAGGDIKVDISGTLNNIGSVIGAKGNLHIAAGAVINDRTAPVDAGSSTTKVVNDSLLNATIIGSYSRWLQGGACDSCPAYVPGAISNITLADVTRNPDGSVLLVRGAEIIPSNGDQQFGQNLWHLIPGTVGRDRVPVFLLTPESTLNLGMPTVDHTVVRQADGTAGQIISGGNLDINAASLSNKGGIISAGKNATLNVGSLDNSRSATLVNSTGDSVNQGELSAFMARLAALTTGNTDIYGPGPLVYGVPPSMSACDSCSAPPPWSPVAQGKTATGAAAAAPSQVTTSYQLGKAGQISAGGNLTLTGTGDLTNAGDLAAAGKVAIKTPGTFTNQGVYDSKITTTPGCVAGAPDCPGDSNPRVDALAWQQTPSTVAAGQTLTISAANIQNLNATLAAQGDVSLNATSSVTNRSGAIQSLTGDVSITAPTLVNTTMDPARLHKSYGGQNPPYAGGCNPGGTYGNSQCAASEDAAAGPAGVISAARDVQLSGTNLTNKGALITGGRNVTVGMAGSIDNSSIPLNADWVGRWQEDRSGGDRWHDTGGRATLGSLESGIQAGNALSVTAGGQVLNTGNLMGSTVDLTGAALVNGYTSPTQPTPPATGAQQVIPLGPVVTPGGAVPAAKPVNNPTTPWQFNPVIVATPAAPTTGSSQTIDWHFSAKLGGNPVTAPNGTTDRAQYLNNSPATAVLAGITPDSLLAQLPAELRPGKVSFYYDPYTEGQKLQQAALQQTGQASFVSGLAWDSQNQLSVTDQEKLSLYKNAADYAKAHHIALGTALTQTQVNELDKPLLWYVQQAVPDPSCNTVASTACPTVNALVPQVYLPEGYAQALTKPTGGTIAGDNVSLDIAGQLRNSGAITAADTLNVKAGSIDAGPNVVDIGTSAYKAQSGWNVITGTVVQPGGFMSAMRMNIEADSIHAVNDAFLIRNADGTVDEAATVALVNQLKANLGLNYTEGTVADDIHTQFIKEKKGFGVLGQIVAIVASVAISIVTAGAGASLMAVMMAGMLSSMASQAILTGSINMGTALKAGVISAVTAGLTQGALAGLNLGGAGVSSIGDSISVGNWGAVQSGLGNYVGASLVRSAISAGVNTIAYGGSFGQAFANGLVRDAAAVGANAIGVTLPGIGTDGANPGTILANAASHALLGCAAQSLTGGDCAGGAVGGAASAIAAPLIRDAIYGGNQTVVENPDGTRTTQYNDTASNAAIAALATLVGGAAGALLGTNATSAASAAQNEVLNNALSTKLVSEKSARLADCGGNAMCESAVTAEFRLKSNAQTADFVQKVSDPNQRTLLALNLQNDRTQVQGLLANPNCQGACRDSAQASLVEYDRQIGMVNDSTSRDLNRAMLGTAVDAGLTIASGVGLLTRILRGGAAAADVAETALPKGSASSSITAARDIDHSAQVPSAATSTSSALQQASNIFSSSAPGTIQIGKAAFTELPSTGNAAIFSGATDSQVHQYFMSLTGATELPVARTIPGKGTIYVVNTPSGNFTLRDFSSSSGQTGSAWTIDIPKGAVGTTYNPEIKFLKGGNP; translated from the coding sequence ATGTACCGCGTGAAACAAGCCGCTCTGCCTCAGGACAACGCACAACCCGATCCGTCGCCCGATGCATCGCCCGATTCGTTGCCTGATTCGTCGCCCGGCCTGTCCATGGCCGAGCGTGGCCGTCGCCGCGTGTGGGTGCGTGCGCTGGCTGGCGTGGTGGCCATCACGACCTGGCTGGCGCCGCTGCAGGTGTCCTTGCAGCAAGCCCGGCAGGCGGCAGGGGCGTTGGCGGCGGGCGCCTCGGATCCGGCAAGTATTGCGATGCAGTCCGGCGCCGCGCGGCAAAGCCTGATGCGCTGGGCGCTCGCGCACCTGCCGGTGACGCTCAGCTTTGGCCCTGCGGCGGCCCATGCCGCGCCGGTCACCGACCCGAACGCGCCCGTGCGCTTCACCCCGTCGATCGGCACCACCAGCGGACCCGGCGCGCCGGCGGGCGGCGTGCCGGTGGTGGGCATCACCACGCCCAACGCGGCGGGTATCTCGCTCAACCAGTACCGCGCCTTCGTGGTCGATCCGATCGGCCTGATCCTCAACAACAGCACCACCGGCGGCGGCACGTTCCTCGGCGGCCAGGTTGGCGCCAACGCCAACCTGGCCGCCTCCGGCCCTGCGGGTCTGATCATCAACCAGGTGACCAGCCAGACGCCCGCCCAGGTCAACGGCACCATCGAAGTGTTCGGCGCCCCGGCCGGGGTTGTGATCGCCGCGCCCGGCGGGGTCTATACCCGGGGGGCGAGCTTTACCAACACCACCCAGGTCACGCTCACCACGGGCGTGCCGCAGTTCCTGTCGGGCACCGGGGCCGCCACCAGCTTCGATGCCGCCACCGCTGCCGGCTTCCTCGTGCAGGGCGGGCGTGTTCAGATCGCCAACCCGTCGCCGGGGAACGCCAACGGCGTGGGCATCGAGGGCACGGTCGGCAACATCAACCTGATCGCCGAGTCGATCGGCGTCGATGCGGCGCTGTATGCGGGCAACCAGATCAACCTGGTAGCCGGGCGGCAGCTGGTCACGCCCATCGCTACACCCTCTGCTACGCCATCCGGCGGCGCCTTTGCCACCACGGCCACCGGTGCAAACAACGCGGCCAGCAACACCAGCGCCGCCAGCGGCCTGGCAATCGACGCCACCGCTTTCGGCGCCATGACCGCCGGCCAGATCCACATCGTGAGCACCGCCGCAGGCCTGGGCGTGCGCGCCGATGGCAATCTCGCCGCGTCGGCCAACAACCTGACGCTCGATTCCGCCGGCAACCTTAAGGTTGCCGGCACCTACGCCAAGCAGGCGGTCGCGCTCCAAGCCGCTGGCGCCGTGGTGGCGTCTGGCGATGGCCACAGCGAGGCCGGATACACCCTCAACGCCGGGCAGGACGCCACACTGGGCGGCACGCTGCGCGCGGGCAAGGCCGTGGCGGTGTCGGCAGGCGGCTCGATCCACGGTGCCGGTGGCATCCAGGCGCAGGATGCCGTGACCCTGGCCGCCGGCGCCAGCGTGGATGTGGGCGGCGCGGTCAGTGGATCGCGGATCGCCATCTCGGCGGCGGGCAACGATGGCCGTGGCGATATCCATTTGCGCGGCGATGTCACCTCGCCGGGCACGATCCAGCTGGACGCGGCGCGCGACACCACCATCGACGGCAGCGCGGTTTCCGCTTCCGATCTGGACTTGTCCACCCAACGCCATCTCACCATCAACGGCATGGCGGGCAGCACCGGCGGCAATGTGTCGCTCACCGGCGTCACCGGCAACGTCACCACCGCCGGCAACGTCGTGTCGCCCGGCACGCTTGCCGTCACTGCGGGAGTCGATGCCAATCTCGGCGGCCAGGTGCTCGCCACCGGCCCGGTTGGCGTCACCGCCCGCAGCGGGAGCATCACCACCAGCGGGCAGATCGGCAGCAACGCCAGCCTCGCGCTCACCGCCGCGCAGAACGTCACGGTGGGCGGCCAGGCCCAGAGCGCGGGCAAGACCACCATCACCGCCACCGCCGGCAGCGCCGCGATCCACGGCGCGCTGACCAGCGATGGCGACGCCGCCATCACGGCGGGGCAGAACGCCAACGTGGCCGGCAGCGTGGCCAGCGGCGGCAACGCCACGATCCAGGCCGCGGCCGGCTCGGCCACGGTGAGCGGGGCGCTCTCCAGCGTGGGCAGCGCCACCGTGCAGGCGGGGCAGAACCTCACCCTGGGCGGCCGCGTGCTGAGCGGCGGCGATCTGGCGGCCACGGCCGGGCAGACGCTCAACGCGGGGCAACTCACCTGGGTGGGCGGCAACGCGACGTTGCGGGGCACGGACATCCAGGTGGGTTCGGCGGCGAGTCCCGGCACAGCCGGGGGCAATGCCGTCGCAGGCACGCTCGACGCGTCGGCCACCCGCAGCCTCGCCCTGACCGGCGACACCACGGCCGCCAACATGACGCTGGGCGGCCAGTCCGTTGCCAACAGCGGGGCAACGATCGCCACGCAGCAGCTCACGATCAACGGCGGCGCCGTGAGCAACGCCGGGACGCTCGCGGGCAACCAGGTCAGCCTGACGGCCGCCACCCTGGTCAACCGCGGCACCGTGGGCGGCCAGACCGTCAACGTCACGGCGGCGAACGCCCTGGACAACGCCCAGGGCCTGATCGCAGGCGCCAAGCATCTCGTCGTCACTGCTGGCGCGCTCGCCAGCAACCAGGGTGGCACCCTCTTCGCCGGCGATCTCACCGGACACGCGCCCACGGTAGGCGACCTGACGCTGAGCATCACGGGCGGCAACGGGAGCTTCAACAACGCGGCGGGCCAGATCCTGGCGGGCAACAACCTGACGGTCAATACGCCGAACCAGGTGTTCGACCCATCGGCGGCCACCACCGGCACGCTGAACGCCAACGCCACCCTGACGCTTGCCGCGCTGGCCATCAACAACACCGGCACGTGGAACGTGCCGGGCGCCAACGTGGTGCTCAACGCCAGCCAGGGCATCACCAATACCGGCACGATCCAGAAATCCGGCGACCTGACACTGGCCACCGGCGGCACGTTGACCAACAGCGGGCAGATCGTGGGCGGCAGCCATCTGTCGCTGTCCGCGGGCACGCTGTCGAACACCGGGACCATCCACGCCAACGGCGATCTGGCGCTGGCCGGCAATGTGTCGAATAGCGGCACTGCCGAGGCATTGGGCAACCTGACCGTGACTGGCGGCGACTACGACAACCGTGGCGGCACCACCCAGGCCGGCGGCGACATCAAGGTCGATATCTCCGGCACGCTCAACAACATCGGCAGCGTGATCGGCGCCAAGGGCAACTTGCATATCGCCGCAGGCGCGGTCATCAATGACCGCACCGCGCCGGTTGATGCGGGCAGTTCCACCACCAAGGTGGTCAACGACAGTCTGCTCAACGCGACCATCATCGGCAGCTATTCGCGCTGGTTGCAAGGGGGAGCCTGCGACAGCTGCCCTGCCTATGTACCAGGCGCAATATCCAACATCACGCTGGCCGACGTCACGCGCAATCCCGACGGCTCCGTGTTGCTGGTTCGTGGCGCAGAAATCATTCCCTCGAACGGGGACCAGCAATTCGGACAAAACCTGTGGCACCTGATCCCCGGCACCGTGGGCCGCGATCGCGTGCCAGTGTTCCTGCTGACGCCCGAAAGCACCCTCAATCTTGGCATGCCCACCGTCGACCATACGGTGGTGCGGCAGGCCGACGGGACCGCCGGCCAGATCATCAGTGGCGGCAACCTCGACATCAACGCGGCCTCGCTCTCGAACAAGGGCGGCATCATCTCGGCCGGCAAGAACGCGACGCTCAACGTTGGCAGCCTGGACAACAGCCGTTCTGCAACGCTGGTCAACAGTACCGGGGATTCGGTGAACCAGGGCGAGCTCTCGGCCTTCATGGCGCGGCTCGCGGCACTCACAACGGGCAATACCGACATCTACGGACCGGGACCGCTGGTCTATGGCGTGCCGCCGAGCATGAGTGCCTGCGACAGCTGCTCCGCGCCGCCGCCATGGTCGCCGGTCGCGCAAGGCAAGACTGCCACTGGCGCGGCTGCGGCCGCGCCCAGCCAGGTAACGACCAGCTACCAGCTCGGCAAAGCCGGCCAGATCAGCGCCGGCGGCAACCTGACGCTCACCGGCACCGGCGACCTGACCAATGCCGGCGACCTGGCCGCAGCGGGCAAGGTCGCCATCAAGACGCCGGGCACGTTCACCAACCAGGGCGTCTACGACAGCAAGATCACCACAACGCCCGGCTGCGTGGCGGGCGCGCCGGACTGCCCGGGCGACAGCAATCCCCGCGTGGATGCCCTCGCCTGGCAACAGACGCCCAGCACGGTGGCGGCCGGCCAGACGCTCACGATCAGCGCGGCCAACATCCAGAACCTGAACGCCACGCTGGCCGCGCAGGGCGATGTGAGCCTGAACGCCACCAGCAGCGTGACCAACCGCTCCGGCGCCATTCAGTCACTGACGGGCGATGTATCGATCACCGCGCCGACGCTGGTCAACACCACCATGGATCCAGCGCGGTTGCACAAGAGCTACGGCGGCCAGAACCCGCCCTACGCCGGCGGCTGCAATCCCGGTGGCACCTATGGCAACAGCCAGTGCGCGGCGAGCGAGGACGCCGCCGCCGGCCCGGCCGGCGTCATCTCCGCCGCGCGCGATGTGCAGCTGTCCGGCACCAACCTGACCAACAAGGGCGCGCTCATCACCGGCGGGCGCAACGTCACGGTCGGCATGGCCGGCAGCATCGACAACAGCAGCATCCCGCTCAACGCCGACTGGGTGGGGCGCTGGCAGGAAGACCGCAGCGGCGGCGACCGCTGGCACGACACCGGCGGGCGCGCCACGCTCGGCAGCCTGGAGTCCGGCATCCAGGCCGGCAACGCGCTGTCGGTGACGGCCGGCGGCCAGGTGCTCAACACCGGCAACCTGATGGGCAGCACCGTCGACCTGACGGGAGCCGCCCTGGTGAACGGCTACACCAGCCCCACGCAACCCACGCCACCCGCAACCGGCGCGCAGCAAGTCATCCCGCTGGGCCCGGTGGTCACGCCCGGCGGCGCGGTACCGGCCGCCAAGCCGGTGAACAACCCGACCACCCCCTGGCAGTTCAACCCGGTCATCGTGGCCACGCCGGCGGCGCCCACCACCGGCAGCAGCCAGACCATCGACTGGCACTTCAGCGCCAAGCTCGGCGGCAACCCGGTCACCGCGCCCAACGGCACCACGGACCGCGCGCAATACCTGAACAACAGCCCGGCCACCGCCGTGCTGGCCGGCATCACGCCCGACAGCCTGCTCGCGCAACTGCCGGCCGAGCTGCGCCCGGGCAAGGTCAGCTTCTACTACGACCCCTACACCGAAGGACAAAAGCTGCAGCAAGCCGCGCTGCAACAGACCGGCCAAGCCAGCTTCGTGAGTGGCCTGGCCTGGGACAGCCAGAACCAGCTCTCGGTCACCGACCAGGAAAAGCTGAGCCTCTACAAGAACGCCGCGGACTACGCCAAGGCGCACCACATCGCGCTGGGCACGGCGCTGACCCAGACGCAGGTCAACGAGCTCGACAAGCCCCTGCTCTGGTACGTGCAGCAAGCCGTGCCCGACCCGAGCTGCAACACCGTAGCCAGCACCGCATGCCCCACGGTGAACGCGCTGGTGCCGCAGGTGTACCTGCCCGAAGGCTACGCACAGGCGCTCACCAAGCCGACCGGCGGCACCATCGCCGGCGACAACGTGAGCCTGGACATCGCGGGCCAACTGCGCAACAGCGGCGCCATCACCGCCGCCGACACGCTCAACGTAAAAGCCGGCAGCATCGACGCCGGCCCCAATGTGGTGGACATCGGCACCTCGGCGTACAAAGCGCAGAGCGGCTGGAACGTGATCACCGGCACGGTGGTGCAGCCCGGCGGGTTCATGAGCGCCATGCGCATGAACATCGAGGCCGACAGCATCCACGCGGTCAACGACGCGTTCCTGATCCGCAACGCCGACGGCACGGTCGACGAAGCCGCCACCGTGGCGCTGGTGAACCAGCTGAAGGCCAACCTGGGGTTGAACTACACCGAGGGCACGGTTGCTGACGATATTCATACGCAGTTTATTAAGGAGAAGAAGGGGTTCGGGGTCCTGGGCCAGATCGTAGCGATCGTGGCCTCGGTGGCGATCTCCATCGTCACTGCGGGAGCTGGGGCCTCGCTGATGGCGGTCATGATGGCCGGCATGCTGTCGAGTATGGCGAGCCAAGCCATCCTGACGGGCTCGATCAACATGGGGACGGCGTTGAAGGCCGGAGTCATATCGGCCGTCACGGCGGGCCTGACACAAGGCGCCTTGGCCGGGTTGAATCTGGGAGGCGCCGGCGTCAGCAGCATTGGTGACAGTATTAGTGTGGGCAACTGGGGAGCAGTCCAGTCCGGCCTCGGAAATTACGTCGGAGCAAGCCTGGTGCGCTCAGCGATTAGCGCCGGGGTCAACACGATCGCTTATGGCGGCAGCTTCGGGCAAGCCTTCGCGAACGGGCTGGTGCGGGATGCGGCGGCGGTTGGTGCCAACGCCATCGGGGTGACACTGCCGGGCATCGGAACCGACGGGGCGAACCCCGGAACGATTCTGGCCAACGCGGCTAGTCACGCGCTGCTTGGATGTGCTGCGCAGAGCCTGACGGGCGGGGATTGCGCAGGCGGTGCGGTTGGTGGCGCGGCCAGTGCGATTGCGGCTCCCCTCATCCGGGATGCAATCTATGGTGGAAACCAGACCGTCGTTGAAAACCCGGATGGCACGCGGACTACTCAATATAACGACACGGCATCGAACGCAGCCATTGCTGCGCTGGCCACACTGGTTGGCGGCGCGGCGGGCGCCCTGCTGGGGACGAACGCGACGTCGGCCGCAAGCGCTGCGCAGAATGAAGTCCTCAACAATGCGCTATCGACGAAGCTGGTCTCCGAAAAGAGCGCCAGGCTGGCCGATTGTGGCGGTAACGCGATGTGCGAGTCTGCTGTCACTGCCGAGTTCCGTCTGAAAAGCAATGCTCAGACCGCGGACTTTGTTCAAAAGGTGAGCGATCCGAATCAGCGTACGTTGCTTGCCCTTAACCTACAGAACGACCGGACTCAGGTTCAAGGACTGCTCGCCAACCCGAATTGCCAGGGTGCCTGCAGGGATAGTGCGCAAGCCAGTCTCGTCGAGTATGACCGTCAGATTGGGATGGTCAATGACTCGACTAGTCGGGATCTGAATCGCGCTATGCTGGGAACGGCGGTGGATGCCGGGCTGACCATTGCATCGGGTGTCGGGCTGCTGACGCGCATTCTGCGGGGTGGCGCTGCTGCGGCCGATGTAGCAGAAACGGCGCTGCCCAAAGGCTCCGCTTCTAGTTCAATTACTGCTGCAAGGGACATTGACCACAGCGCCCAAGTCCCAAGCGCTGCCACAAGCACTTCGTCAGCTTTGCAGCAGGCGTCGAATATCTTCTCGTCGAGTGCGCCTGGCACCATCCAGATAGGCAAAGCAGCATTTACAGAGCTACCGAGCACGGGCAATGCTGCTATCTTCTCTGGCGCGACCGATTCCCAGGTTCACCAGTATTTTATGAGCCTGACCGGCGCAACGGAGCTGCCAGTTGCTCGGACGATCCCAGGGAAGGGGACGATCTATGTAGTCAATACACCGAGTGGGAACTTTACGCTGAGAGATTTTTCCTCATCGTCTGGGCAGACGGGGTCAGCATGGACCATTGATATACCGAAGGGGGCCGTGGGCACAACATACAATCCCGAGATTAAGTTCCTCAAGGGAGGCAATCCATGA